The Pseudomonas sp. B21-023 genomic interval TCGAACGGGTGGCGCTTGATGCCACTCTGGAACTGCTCGTAGCGGTCGTTGGCCAGGCGGATCGGCACGCCCGCGCCGTACAGGGCGGCGACGGCGGCGTAGAACACGAAGATGTTGTTGTCCTTGGAGCCGTAGCCGACGGTGTAGCCCGGGTGCATGTTCAGGTGTTTCAGGCCGAAACGCGACGGCTTGATCATGTGCACGCATTCCTGCGCCACTTCGAACGGGCACTGGGTGGCGACGACAAAATGCAGGGTGCCGGTGGCCGGGTCGAACCAGCCGTTGCCGTTGTCCGGCTCGAGGGCTGCGGGCTCGATCGACGGGGTCTTGTAACGCTCGTCGAACAGCAGCCAGTCTTGCGGCGGCTGCTTGAGCTGCTCGTCGATACGCTGGGCGTAGAACATCCCCTGCTCGGTGAGGGTGCCGTGCTGCTTGGGCTCGGCGGTCCATACCGGCTTGCGCGCCAGGATGGTGGGGAACAGCATGGTGTTCTTCAGGCTCGAGTATTCATCTTCGTCGAACGGCGTCTTGCCGGCCACGCGCACGAAACGGAAGCTGCCGTAGGGGTCGCGCTGGTACAGCGGCGCCTGGGCACCGTAGCGGATCGCCTGGTCGTTGAACTGCAGCTTGAGCTTGGCCTTGCGAAAGCGCTCGAAGTCGTTCCAGATCAGGATCGCCACCGGATGGCCGATGAACATCGGCACCTGGCCGGGCGGCAGCAACGGGTCTGGCGAATGGGCTTCGGGCCAGGCGATGCCGTCCTTTTTCAGGTCATCGGCGCTGACGACGCGGTCCGGCTGCAGCTCGGCGCCCAGCAGTGACAGGTCGTAGCCCGCGTAGATTCGGTCGGCCTTGGTCGCCTTGAGCAGCATGGCGTGGCCTTGCTGCTGTGGCCAGCCAGGCATGTCCTTGGCACGGATGTCGCGGGCGAACACCTTGTTGCCGCAGACCTTGGACAGCGCGTCGTTACGCAAACGCACCTTGCCGTCGTGGTTCATCCACTTCTGCGGCGAGGTGGTGACCTTGCTCTCCATCAGGGCGGCGAACGCCTGGCTGCCGAGCGGCGCCATGGTCACGCCGACACCGGCGATCAGCCCGCCTTGCAGGAACGAACGCCGGGAAATATCACGGTTGGACATGGTTGATCCTCTGGGCAGCTCTTGGGTTGCCCATGCTTTTTCTGGTGCTTGAGAAACTGAAAGGGCGCGCACGATCACAAAAACTGACCACGAAGTCAAGTTAACGATCGTAGGGTGCCCTTGCAAGTCAAGCAGACAACTTGTCGCGGGGCGCCGCGAAGGGTCAATCCGGCAAGCGATAGCGCTCGGCGAAGTACTGGCGGAAGAACTCCACCGCCACCCGCACCTTGGCCGAACCTGCCAACGGCGCGGTATACACCGCCCAGATATCCGCCGCCTGCTGGTACTCGGGCAGCACCTGCACCAGGCGCCCATCGGCGATGCTGTCATGCACGTCCCACCAGGAGCGCAGCAGGATCCCTCGCCCGTCCAGGCACCACTGGTGCGCCACCTCGCCGTGGTTGCTGGAAAGCCCGCCGGTGACGCGCACGCTTTCCTCGCCCTGGGGGCCTTCCAGGTGCCACAGGCCGAACGGGTGGTCGCGCTCCTTGATCACCAGGCAGTCATGGCTGGCCAGGTCGGCCAGCACCCGCGGCGTGCCATGCGCGGCCAGGTAGCCAGGGGCGGCGCACAGCACCCGACGGTTGCGCGCCAGGGGCTTGGCGATCAGGTGCGGGGCGATGACGTTGCCCACGCGGATGTCCAGGTCCACCCCTTCGGCGATCAGGTCCACCAGGCGGTCATGCACATCCAGGCGGATGTCCAGCCCTGGGTAGCGCGCCGCCAGCTCCGACAACGCCGGCGCCACGAAGCGCCGCCCCAGCCCCAGGCTGCTGGCGATGCGCAGTTGCCCCGCCGGCTCGCGCTGGCCGGCGTTGAGGTCGTCGTCCATGCGCCGCAGGGTCTCGAAGATCTGCTGCGCCCACTGGTACACGCGCTCGCCCTCCTCGCTCACCGTCACCCGCCGGGTGGTGCGGTGCAGCAGGCGCACGCCGAGGCTTTCCTCCAGCAGGCGAATTCGCTTGCTGATGAACGCCGCCGACATGCCGCGCTCGTCCGCCACTGCGGCGAAGCTGGCGCGGCGCGCCACCTGCAGGAAGATGTCGAGGTCATCCAGGTTCGGCAGATTATTCACGTTTCGTGCACCAAGAATTGATGGATTGCCGGATTATCTCCGAAGCACAGCCTTATAGCATGGCCTGCATCTTCCCTGGACACGAGATGCGCCCCATGACCAAGACCTTCAAGATCGCCGCCATCCCCGGTGACGGCATCGGCAACGAAGTCCTCCCCGAAGGCCTGCGCGTGGTCGAGGCCGCCGCCCGCAAGCACGGCCTGGACCTGCAGTTCGAGTTCTTCGAATGGGCCAGCTGCGATTACTACCTGGCCCACGGCAAGATGATGCCTGACGACTGGTTCGACCAGCTCAAGGGCTTCGACGCCCTGTACTTCGGTGCAGTCGGCTGGCCCGACAAGGTCCCGGACCACATCTCGCTGTGGGGCTCCCTGCTCAAGTTCCGCCGCGACTTCGACCAGTACGTGAACATCCGCCCGGTGCGCCTGTTCCCCGGCGTGCCCTGCCCGCTGGCGCACAAGCAGCCCGGCGACATCGACTTCGTGGTGATCCGCGAGAACACCGAGGGCGAATACTCCTCTCTGGGCGGGCGCATGTTCGAAGGCACCGACAACGAGTTCGTGCTGCAGGAGTCGGTGTTCACCCGTCGCGGCGTCGACCGCATCCTCAAGTACGCCTTCGACGTGGCGCAGACCCGCGAGCGCAAGCACGTGACCTCGGCGACCAAGTCCAACGGCATGGCCGTGAGCATGCCCTACTGGGACGAGCGCACCGCCGCCATGGCCGCCCACTACCCCGAGATCAGCTGGGACAAGCAGCACATCGACATCCTCTGCGCCCGTTTCGTGCTGCAGCCTGAGCGTTTCGACGTGGTGGTGGCCTCCAACCTGTTCGGCGACATCCTCTCCGACCTCGGCCCGGCGTGCGCCGGCACCATCGGCATCGCGCCGTCGGCCAACCTCAATCCCGAGCGCAAGTTCCCCTCGCTGTTCGAGCCGGTGCATGGCTCGGCGCCGGACATCTACGGCAAGAACATCGCCAACCCGATCGCGATGATCTGGTCCGGCGCGCTGATGCTCGAGTTCCTCGGCCAGGAGAACAACGATGCCCGCTACCAGGCGGCCCACGACGACATCCTCAAGGCCATCGAGACGGTGATCGCCAACGGCGACACCACCCGCGACATGGGCGGTAGCCGTTCGACCCAGGAAGTGGGCAAGGCCATCGCCGAGCTGCTCGGCGCCTGATTTGACGTCAGGTCATCGCGGGGCAAGCCCGCTCCCACAAGTAGAAACACGTCTTTGCGTGGGAGCGGGCTTGCCCCGCGATAGCGACAGCCCACCCAATCATCCGGATTGTCCGACGATCCTATTGCCACCCACTTCGATTCAATGCAGAATCTGTCAACCATAAGATACTTGTTATCTATTAGTTAACAGAAAGGAAACACAGAACCTCGATACGGACTTCCCCAACGCCTGACGCCTACTACAAAAAAAATGCTCCAGGAGACAATTGATGTCCCCCAATAACAAAAAGATCGACGTGTTCCTGATCGCCGTGAGCCTGTTTGCCGTGCTGCTCACCGTGATCGGCCTTGCCGCCTTCCCTGCCCAGGCCGAAAACCTGGCCAACCAGCTGTTCGAAGTGGCCACCCGCACCTTCGGCACCAGCGTCCAGGTACTGGTGTTCGGCAGTTCCCTGGCCGTGCTGTACCTGGCCTTCAGCAAATACGGCAACATCCGCCTGGGTGCCGGCAAGCCCGAGTACTCCACCGCTACCTGGGTGTTCATGTTCATCTGCGCTGGCATGGGTTCCTCGACCCTGTACTGGGGCGTGATGGAATGGGCCTACTACTACCAGACCCCAGGCCTGAACATCGCGCCGATGTCGGCCAAGGCTCTGGAATACAGCGTCAGCTACTCGTTCTTCCACTGGGGCATCAGTGCCTGGTCGATCTACGCCCTGGCCTCGCTGGCCATGGCCTATCACTTCCATGTGCGCAAGAAGAGCGGCCTCAACCTGGCCTCGATCATCGAGGCGGTCACCGGCTTCAAGGCCACCGGCCCGGTCGGCCGCGCCGTCGACCTGATCTTCCTGCTGACCATGATGGGCGCGCTGACCGTGTCGCTGGCGCTAACCGCCTCGACCCTGACCCGCGGCCTTGCCGACCTGGCCGGTACCCCCAACACCTTCACCGTGCAGTTGCTGGTGATCGGCGCGGTGGCGCTGCTGTTCTCGCTGAGCTCGTACATCGGCATCGACGGCGGCCTGCAGCGCCTGTCGAAGATGGTCTGCATCGGCGCCCTGGTATTCGCCGCCATCGTCCTGCTGGTGGGGCCGACCCAGTTCACCCTGAACAACACCGCCAATTCCATCGGCCTGATGCTGCAACATTACGTGCAGATGAGCCTGTTCACCGACCCGGCCGGCGACGGCGCCTTCACCCGCAACTGGACGGTGTTCTACTGGCTGTGGTGGGTGTCCTACGCCCCGGGCGTGGCGATGTTCGTCGCCCGCGTATCCCGTGGCCGACTGATCAAGGAAGTGGTGTTCGCCCTGCTGCTGGGCGGCAGCTTCGGTTGCTGGTTCTTCTTCGGCGCGCTGGAAAGCTACAGCATGCACCAGTTCATCAACGGTCAGATCGACGTACCCAAGCTGCTCGGCACGCTGGGCGGCGAAGCCGCGGTGACCGACCTGTTGCTGGCCCTGCCCTGGGGCACGCTGTTCCTCGCCGCGTACCTGTTCATCATGGCGGTGTTCTGCGCCTCGCACATGGACGCCGCCGCCTACGCCGTGGCCGCCACCAGCACCCGCAACCTGCGCGAAGGTGAAGACCCAAGCCCCACCCTGCGCCTGTTCTGGTGCGTGGTGCTGACCCTGGTGCCACTGGCCATGCTCTTCGCCAAGGCCTCGCTGTCGACCATGAAGACCGCCGTGGTGCTCACCGCGATCCCGTTCATGCTGATCCTGCTGGTGAAGATCTACGGGTTCTTCAAGTGGCTGGTGGCCGATTACGGCCAGGTGCCGGCCTACCGCATCGAGGAAGAGGCCACCCGCCTGGCGGGTGAGGAACCGCAGCCGCAGGCACCGCGTAGCGCTGCCGTGGTGCACTGAAATACAAGGTGGGGGCGGCTTGCCCCCCCATTTGGCAAATTTTTTTTGCCCAGATTGTTAACCAACAGATACGCGTTAACCAATAAGAACCGAGATAGAGCCATGAACGATTTCAAACGCCTGCCCGCCGACTTCTGCGCCAACGCCGAGGAGGCCTTCACCCTCCCGGCCAAGTTCTACACCCAGGCCGCCGTCTTCGAACACGAGAAGGAAGCGATCTTCGCCCGCAGCTGGATCTGCGTCGGCCACCGCAGCGAAGTCGCCGAAAAGAACGCCTACATCACCCGTCAGGTGATCGGCGAGAGCATCATCGTCGTGCGTGGCCGCGACGACGTGCTGCGGGCCTTCTACAACGTCTGCCCGCACCGTGGCCATCAACTGCTCGAAGGCAGCGGCAAGGCCAAGAATGTGATCACCTGCCCGTATCACGCCTGGACCTTCAAGCTCGACGGCGAGCTGGCCCATGCGCGCAACTGCGAGAACGTGGCCAACTTCGACAAAGGCAATTCCACCCTGGTGCAGCTGCGCGTGGAGGAATACGCCGGTTTCATCTTCATCAACATGGACAACGACGCAGGCTCCGTCGAAGACCAGCTGCCGGGCATGCAGAAGCGCATGCGCGAAGCCTGCGCGGTGATCGACGACCTGCACCTGGCCGCACGCTTCGTCAGCGACACTCCGGCCAACTGGAAATCCATCGTCGACAACTACCTGGAGTGCTACCACTGCGCCCCGGCCCACCCTGGCTTCTCCGATTCGGTGGACGTCGGCCAGTACAGCCACAGCCTGCACGGCAACTGGACCCTGCAATATGGCCTGGCCAAACCGTCGGAGCAGTCATTCTCCTTCGACGAGTCGGTGAAAGACCCGTCCTTCGCCGGCTTCTGGGCCTGGCCGTGCACCATGTTCAACGTACCGCCAGGGGCCAACTTCATGACCGTGATCTACGAGTTCCCGGTCGATGCCGAGACCACCCTGCAGCACTACGACATCTACTTCCTCAACAAGGAGCTCAGCGAAGAGCAGCACAAGCTGATCGACTGGTACCGCGAAGTGTTCCGTCCCGAGGACCTGCGCCTGGTCGAGAGCGTGCAGAAAGGCCTGAAGTCCCGCGGCTACCGTGGCCAGGGCCGGATCATGGTCGACGCCCAGCGCAGCGGTGTCAGCGAGCACGGCATCGCCCACTTCCACAACCTGATCGCGGTCGCCCACCTGGACGACTGAACACACGCCAGCTCCCCGCCCCGCGCCAGGGCCTGGCGCGGGGCTTTGTTGTCGAGGTACGCCATGGCCAAGCAATACGAAATGTTCAAGGTGCGCGTGACCGGTGTGGAACAGGCCACGCCGCAGATCAAGCGCTTCACCCTGGCCCGCGCCGACGGCGGCCCCCTGCCCGCCTTCAGCGGCGGCAGCCACGTGATCGTGCAGATGCAGTCGCCCTGCGGCGGCCAGTTCAGCAATGCCTACTCGCTGATGAGCGACCCGCGTCAATTGCACAGCTACCAGATCGGCGTGCGGCTCGAGGAGCAGTCCAAGGGCGGATCGGCGTTCATGCACAACCAGGTAGCGGTGGGCAGCGAGCTGACCATCTCCACCCCCAACAACCTGTTCGCCCTGGACGCCGATGCCGGGCGCCATGTGCTGATCGCCGGCGGCATCGGCATTACCCCGTTCCTGGCGCAGTTGCACGAGCTGGAAGGGGGCGCCACCCCCTACGAGCTGCACTACGCCTTCCGCGCCCCGGAACACGGCGCCTTCCAGGGCGACCTGGAACAAGGCCCGCATGCCGGCAACACGCGGTTCTACATCGACAGCCTGGACCGCAAGCTCGACCTCGCCGCGCTGTGCGCGGGCCTGGCCGATGACGCCCACCTCTATGTGTGCGGGCCCAAGCCGCTGATCGACGCGGTGATCGCCACCGCCGCCGCCGCTGGCATCGCCGAATCGCGGGTGCACTGGGAACAGTTCGCCGCCGCCGCGCCGGCCACAGGTGCGGCCTTCACGGTGGTGCTGGCCCGTTCAGGCACCGAGCTGGCAGTCGAGGCAGGCATGACCATCCTGCAGGCCATCGAGAAGTCCAAGGCCGCGAAGGTCGAGTGCTTGTGCCGCGAAGGCGTGTGTGGCACCTGCGAGACGGCGATCCTCGAAGGCGAGGCCGAGCATTTCGACCAATACCTCAGCGACGAGGAAAAGGCCGCGCAGCAGAGCATGATGCTGTGCGTGTCGCGGGCGCGCTCGGCGCGGTTGGTGCTGGATCTCTGAAGTCAGATCGCGTCCCAACGGGGCGAACGATGCCATCGCGGCGCAGGCCCGCTCCAGGAATAGCGCATGAGCTGGAGCGAGCTTGCCGCGATGACGTCGGGCGCCTCGATGTAAATGCAGGCCAGTGGATTGAAAAATTGTTATGAGATAACATTTTACTTCCACTGTTTGCGACTTTTTTCAATGGCCAGCCCCCAACTCCCCCAACGCCTGCAAAGCATCGACGCCCTGCGTGGCCTGGTGATCCTGTTCATGCTGCTGGATCACGTGCGCGAAACGTTCTTCCTGCACCGCCAGGTCAGCGACCCGATGACCATCGACGCCACCGAACCCAGCCTGTTCGCCAGCCGCACCCTGGCGCACCTCTGCGCGCCGGTGTTCGTGCTGCTTACCGGGCTATCGGCCTGGTTGTATGGCGAGAAGCACCAGGGCCGTGGCGATGTCTCGGTGTTCCTGTTCAAGCGCGGTCTGTTCCTGGTGGTGCTGGAATTCACCCTGGTCAACTTCGCCTGGACCTTCCAGTTGCCACCGAGTGTGATCTACCTGCAGGTGATCTGGGCCATCGGCCTGAGCATACTCGCCCTGTCACTGCTGGTGTGGCTGCCGCGCCCGGCGCTGCTCGCCCTCGGCGCGCTGATCGTCGCCGGTCACAACCTGCTCGATGGCCTGCACTTCGGGCCTGAATCGGCGCTGCATGTGCCATGGGCGATCCTGCATGAGCGCAGTTGGCTGGAGGTAGGCGAACATCTGCGCCTGCGCACGTCCTACCCGCTGTTGCCGTGGATCGGCGTGATCGCCCTGGGTTATGGGCTCGGGCCGTGGTTTGCCCGGGGCAGCGACGCCGGCAAGCGCCAGCAGCGTCTGCTATGGGCCGGCGCGGGCCTGCTGCTTGGGTTCGTCGCGCTGCGCCTGCTCAATGGCTACGGCGAAGCCCCCTGGAGCCTCTACGCCCGCGTCGGGCAGACGCTGATGAGCTTCTTCAATATCACCAAATACCCACCGTCGCTGCTGTTCCTGGCCCTGACCCTTGGCGTCGGCCTGCTCCTGCTGCGCGGCTTCGAGCGTGCCGGCGACGCCCGCTGGATCGGCCCGCTTGCGGTGTTTGGCGCAGCGCCGATGTTCTTCTACCTGCTGCACCTGT includes:
- a CDS encoding LysR substrate-binding domain-containing protein codes for the protein MNNLPNLDDLDIFLQVARRASFAAVADERGMSAAFISKRIRLLEESLGVRLLHRTTRRVTVSEEGERVYQWAQQIFETLRRMDDDLNAGQREPAGQLRIASSLGLGRRFVAPALSELAARYPGLDIRLDVHDRLVDLIAEGVDLDIRVGNVIAPHLIAKPLARNRRVLCAAPGYLAAHGTPRVLADLASHDCLVIKERDHPFGLWHLEGPQGEESVRVTGGLSSNHGEVAHQWCLDGRGILLRSWWDVHDSIADGRLVQVLPEYQQAADIWAVYTAPLAGSAKVRVAVEFFRQYFAERYRLPD
- a CDS encoding tartrate dehydrogenase, whose product is MTKTFKIAAIPGDGIGNEVLPEGLRVVEAAARKHGLDLQFEFFEWASCDYYLAHGKMMPDDWFDQLKGFDALYFGAVGWPDKVPDHISLWGSLLKFRRDFDQYVNIRPVRLFPGVPCPLAHKQPGDIDFVVIRENTEGEYSSLGGRMFEGTDNEFVLQESVFTRRGVDRILKYAFDVAQTRERKHVTSATKSNGMAVSMPYWDERTAAMAAHYPEISWDKQHIDILCARFVLQPERFDVVVASNLFGDILSDLGPACAGTIGIAPSANLNPERKFPSLFEPVHGSAPDIYGKNIANPIAMIWSGALMLEFLGQENNDARYQAAHDDILKAIETVIANGDTTRDMGGSRSTQEVGKAIAELLGA
- a CDS encoding BCCT family transporter, with protein sequence MSPNNKKIDVFLIAVSLFAVLLTVIGLAAFPAQAENLANQLFEVATRTFGTSVQVLVFGSSLAVLYLAFSKYGNIRLGAGKPEYSTATWVFMFICAGMGSSTLYWGVMEWAYYYQTPGLNIAPMSAKALEYSVSYSFFHWGISAWSIYALASLAMAYHFHVRKKSGLNLASIIEAVTGFKATGPVGRAVDLIFLLTMMGALTVSLALTASTLTRGLADLAGTPNTFTVQLLVIGAVALLFSLSSYIGIDGGLQRLSKMVCIGALVFAAIVLLVGPTQFTLNNTANSIGLMLQHYVQMSLFTDPAGDGAFTRNWTVFYWLWWVSYAPGVAMFVARVSRGRLIKEVVFALLLGGSFGCWFFFGALESYSMHQFINGQIDVPKLLGTLGGEAAVTDLLLALPWGTLFLAAYLFIMAVFCASHMDAAAYAVAATSTRNLREGEDPSPTLRLFWCVVLTLVPLAMLFAKASLSTMKTAVVLTAIPFMLILLVKIYGFFKWLVADYGQVPAYRIEEEATRLAGEEPQPQAPRSAAVVH
- a CDS encoding aromatic ring-hydroxylating dioxygenase subunit alpha, with translation MNDFKRLPADFCANAEEAFTLPAKFYTQAAVFEHEKEAIFARSWICVGHRSEVAEKNAYITRQVIGESIIVVRGRDDVLRAFYNVCPHRGHQLLEGSGKAKNVITCPYHAWTFKLDGELAHARNCENVANFDKGNSTLVQLRVEEYAGFIFINMDNDAGSVEDQLPGMQKRMREACAVIDDLHLAARFVSDTPANWKSIVDNYLECYHCAPAHPGFSDSVDVGQYSHSLHGNWTLQYGLAKPSEQSFSFDESVKDPSFAGFWAWPCTMFNVPPGANFMTVIYEFPVDAETTLQHYDIYFLNKELSEEQHKLIDWYREVFRPEDLRLVESVQKGLKSRGYRGQGRIMVDAQRSGVSEHGIAHFHNLIAVAHLDD
- a CDS encoding PDR/VanB family oxidoreductase, with product MAKQYEMFKVRVTGVEQATPQIKRFTLARADGGPLPAFSGGSHVIVQMQSPCGGQFSNAYSLMSDPRQLHSYQIGVRLEEQSKGGSAFMHNQVAVGSELTISTPNNLFALDADAGRHVLIAGGIGITPFLAQLHELEGGATPYELHYAFRAPEHGAFQGDLEQGPHAGNTRFYIDSLDRKLDLAALCAGLADDAHLYVCGPKPLIDAVIATAAAAGIAESRVHWEQFAAAAPATGAAFTVVLARSGTELAVEAGMTILQAIEKSKAAKVECLCREGVCGTCETAILEGEAEHFDQYLSDEEKAAQQSMMLCVSRARSARLVLDL
- a CDS encoding DUF1624 domain-containing protein; the protein is MASPQLPQRLQSIDALRGLVILFMLLDHVRETFFLHRQVSDPMTIDATEPSLFASRTLAHLCAPVFVLLTGLSAWLYGEKHQGRGDVSVFLFKRGLFLVVLEFTLVNFAWTFQLPPSVIYLQVIWAIGLSILALSLLVWLPRPALLALGALIVAGHNLLDGLHFGPESALHVPWAILHERSWLEVGEHLRLRTSYPLLPWIGVIALGYGLGPWFARGSDAGKRQQRLLWAGAGLLLGFVALRLLNGYGEAPWSLYARVGQTLMSFFNITKYPPSLLFLALTLGVGLLLLRGFERAGDARWIGPLAVFGAAPMFFYLLHLYALKLLYVACVALFGLNQGRYFGFDGIGAVWLTAVLLPLVLYLPVRWFARLKARRRDIAWLKYL